One genomic window of Prochlorococcus marinus str. NATL2A includes the following:
- the petL gene encoding cytochrome b6-f complex subunit PetL, giving the protein MGILFYLVFVGAGLSAAFLIQKALKAIKLI; this is encoded by the coding sequence ATGGGAATTCTTTTTTACTTAGTTTTTGTTGGAGCAGGCCTTTCTGCAGCATTCTTGATTCAAAAAGCCCTTAAAGCTATCAAATTAATCTGA
- a CDS encoding shikimate kinase: protein MAVQSTPKTLKEKLGGRNIFLIGMMGSGKSQTGPVLAKMINYAFVDTDDVIEKASKQSISSIFEKDGEKVFRDVEKKVLKEISQHHSLVIATGGGLVTLPENWGILHQGIVIWLDLDLRRSIKRLESDHKRRPLLLGDNLAENFSQIYESRKPIYLESDLRIEVEDQSPYEVATMVAEHLQSILIDQEPQAERHTTEL from the coding sequence ATGGCTGTCCAATCAACCCCTAAAACTCTTAAAGAAAAGTTAGGTGGTCGAAATATATTTTTGATAGGAATGATGGGTTCTGGCAAAAGTCAAACGGGTCCAGTTCTAGCAAAAATGATCAATTATGCTTTTGTTGATACTGATGATGTTATAGAAAAAGCGTCTAAACAATCTATTTCATCTATTTTTGAAAAAGATGGAGAAAAAGTCTTTAGGGATGTTGAAAAAAAAGTTTTAAAAGAAATTAGTCAACATCATTCTCTTGTAATTGCGACCGGAGGTGGTTTAGTTACCTTGCCTGAAAACTGGGGCATTCTTCATCAAGGAATAGTTATTTGGTTAGATCTTGATTTGAGACGTTCAATTAAACGATTAGAAAGTGATCACAAGAGACGCCCTTTACTACTTGGAGATAATTTAGCTGAGAATTTTAGTCAGATTTATGAAAGTAGAAAACCAATATATTTAGAGTCAGATTTGAGAATAGAAGTTGAGGATCAATCACCATATGAGGTCGCTACTATGGTTGCTGAACATTTGCAAAGCATCCTTATCGACCAGGAGCCTCAAGCCGAACGGCATACCACTGAATTGTAA
- a CDS encoding uroporphyrinogen-III synthase: MKHTEMSLTDKKIIITRAQEQTSEARKIFRKNGAEVFDLPSLVIGPPDDWAPLDDALKKISTFDWIIFSSANGVRNVEDRMREIGLSLSKISKTIQIAAVGRKTASLLSDMDAEISFVPPSFVADSLLEYFPQNQKGLKLFIPRVQTGGRSILSDSFRLNGAEVTEVAAYESSCPKDVPQKTIEALKSGEIDIIAFTSGKTVINTVSLFNKYFGGNWFKLIEKIKLVSIGPQTTISCKKLIRKPDKEAEPHDLEGLLNACLELKFN, translated from the coding sequence ATGAAGCATACAGAAATGTCTTTAACCGACAAGAAGATAATTATTACTCGTGCCCAAGAACAGACTTCAGAGGCTCGTAAGATCTTTAGAAAAAATGGAGCTGAGGTATTTGATCTTCCTTCATTAGTTATTGGACCTCCTGATGACTGGGCTCCTTTGGATGATGCTTTAAAGAAAATCTCAACCTTTGATTGGATTATCTTTTCTAGCGCAAATGGTGTTAGAAATGTTGAAGATAGAATGAGAGAAATTGGATTATCTTTGTCGAAAATTTCTAAGACTATTCAAATTGCTGCTGTAGGAAGAAAAACAGCTTCTTTGTTATCAGATATGGATGCAGAGATTAGTTTTGTTCCTCCTAGTTTTGTTGCAGATAGCTTGCTTGAATATTTCCCTCAGAATCAAAAAGGTTTAAAATTATTTATTCCAAGAGTACAAACCGGCGGCAGATCAATATTATCTGACTCTTTCAGGTTAAACGGAGCAGAGGTTACTGAAGTAGCTGCTTATGAATCTTCTTGTCCTAAAGATGTACCTCAAAAGACTATAGAAGCTTTGAAGAGTGGAGAAATAGATATTATTGCTTTTACTAGTGGTAAAACAGTAATAAATACTGTTAGCTTATTTAATAAATACTTTGGTGGAAATTGGTTTAAATTGATTGAAAAGATTAAACTTGTTTCGATTGGACCTCAAACAACTATTAGTTGTAAAAAACTTATTAGAAAACCTGATAAAGAGGCTGAACCTCATGATCTAGAAGGATTATTAAATGCTTGCCTAGAACTAAAATTTAATTAA
- a CDS encoding glycoside hydrolase family 3 protein, whose amino-acid sequence MNKSDLRRQVAELFIVRASGFNLDSQRLYPNLEESNSNLKRLLEEGVGGVIVLGGTVKELEIRCNILKKWSGRPLLLCADIEEGVGQRFYGGTKFVPPMGIAQIYKKDQTLAISIAEKIGYFTGKEAKKIGLNWLLAPVCDINNNPNNPVINLRAWGEEPETVKSLTSAFQRGVSRSKMLTCAKHFPGHGNSEVDSHLDLPEIHHDLSKLEKFELIPFKSLINQGVNSVMIGHLLFPKIDPIFPATLSKRVVTDLLRIKFKYDGLVVSDALVMNAITNKYSSGKAAVMAFDAGIDLIMMPKDIDEAIDSLTDAFYSGKISLERLNISRERRKKQLDLVSNEADFKKEDLNNEDIKNKFLLDASKFSNSIIKSSIFVREESTIKAEYNDINLIQIDNFDQVANKFIPALDFPKAVGFKNLIIHPLGISPWGKTNKNFLELGQFSNSKILVQLFVRGKPFIGLDYHNDHWIDTIEKLEFEQRLSGIIIYGCPYLFDKIKKTIHKNIPLAYSPSQTEEAQNQILSRILQSKTTQKEIDKESSIEFTD is encoded by the coding sequence ATGAATAAATCTGATCTTAGAAGACAAGTAGCTGAATTATTTATAGTTCGAGCAAGTGGATTTAATCTTGATTCGCAACGTCTATACCCTAACTTAGAGGAATCTAATTCAAATCTAAAAAGACTTTTAGAAGAAGGTGTTGGTGGAGTTATTGTTCTAGGGGGAACTGTAAAAGAATTAGAAATTCGTTGCAATATCTTGAAAAAATGGTCTGGTAGACCTCTTCTTTTATGTGCTGACATTGAGGAAGGTGTTGGTCAAAGATTTTATGGAGGAACAAAGTTTGTTCCTCCAATGGGTATTGCTCAGATTTATAAAAAAGATCAAACTTTAGCAATTTCTATTGCTGAGAAAATTGGTTATTTTACTGGTAAAGAAGCAAAAAAAATTGGTTTAAATTGGCTATTAGCCCCAGTCTGTGATATTAATAACAATCCAAATAACCCAGTTATAAATCTAAGAGCTTGGGGAGAAGAGCCTGAAACAGTAAAAAGTTTAACTTCTGCTTTTCAGCGGGGTGTTTCTAGATCAAAAATGCTGACTTGTGCAAAACATTTTCCTGGTCATGGAAATTCTGAAGTTGACTCTCACTTGGATTTACCAGAAATACATCATGACTTATCTAAATTAGAGAAATTTGAGTTAATTCCATTTAAGTCTTTAATCAATCAAGGAGTAAATAGTGTCATGATCGGGCATTTACTTTTTCCAAAGATTGATCCTATTTTTCCTGCAACACTTTCAAAAAGAGTGGTTACCGATTTGTTACGTATCAAATTTAAATACGATGGTTTAGTTGTCAGTGATGCCTTAGTTATGAATGCAATAACAAATAAATATAGTAGTGGTAAGGCTGCAGTTATGGCATTTGATGCAGGAATTGATTTGATTATGATGCCAAAAGATATTGATGAGGCAATAGATTCTCTTACCGATGCTTTTTATTCAGGAAAAATTTCTTTAGAAAGGTTAAATATATCTAGAGAAAGAAGAAAAAAACAACTTGATTTAGTTAGCAACGAAGCGGATTTCAAAAAAGAAGATTTGAACAATGAAGATATTAAAAATAAATTTTTATTGGATGCCTCTAAATTTAGTAATTCTATAATAAAAAGTTCAATTTTTGTCCGAGAAGAAAGTACTATAAAAGCTGAATATAATGATATAAATCTTATACAAATTGATAATTTTGATCAAGTAGCTAATAAATTTATTCCTGCATTAGATTTCCCTAAGGCAGTAGGTTTTAAAAATTTAATTATACATCCACTTGGTATCAGTCCGTGGGGAAAAACTAATAAGAATTTTTTAGAACTGGGGCAATTTAGTAATAGTAAGATTCTTGTTCAGCTTTTTGTGAGAGGTAAACCATTTATTGGATTAGATTATCATAATGATCATTGGATAGACACTATAGAAAAATTAGAATTTGAGCAAAGATTATCAGGAATTATAATATATGGGTGTCCATATTTATTTGATAAAATAAAAAAAACTATTCATAAAAATATTCCTTTAGCTTATAGCCCTAGTCAAACAGAGGAAGCACAAAATCAAATTTTAAGTCGTATTTTGCAATCAAAAACAACTCAAAAGGAAATTGATAAAGAATCAAGCATAGAATTTACTGATTGA
- the rbfA gene encoding 30S ribosome-binding factor RbfA gives MANSRRVEKLAALLKREVSELLVNGIRDERIHQAMITITSVEVSGDLQHAKIFISLFGEEKKKDEVLVGLEEAKGFIRAELAQRLQMRRSPELVFKIDKGMTKGPAVLDLLNALELERKSKDL, from the coding sequence ATGGCCAATTCAAGAAGGGTTGAAAAATTAGCAGCTTTACTAAAAAGAGAAGTTAGTGAGCTTTTAGTTAATGGGATTAGAGATGAAAGAATTCATCAAGCTATGATTACCATTACATCTGTTGAAGTTTCAGGTGATTTACAGCATGCAAAAATTTTTATCAGTCTTTTTGGTGAAGAGAAAAAAAAGGATGAAGTATTAGTTGGTTTAGAGGAAGCAAAGGGATTTATTCGTGCTGAGCTTGCTCAAAGACTTCAAATGAGAAGATCTCCTGAGCTTGTATTTAAGATTGATAAAGGTATGACAAAAGGTCCTGCAGTTTTAGATCTTCTCAATGCATTAGAACTGGAACGTAAAAGTAAAGACTTATAG
- a CDS encoding glutathione S-transferase N-terminal domain-containing protein, with product MKEPKMLELHQFRHSPYCLKVRMALAAKKLAYRTVEITPAVGQIDIFQKTGQKKLPVLFDNETIIHDSSSIIRHLEKIEIEPKLIPEGLKEASQVQIIENWADTTLAKSIKIVFLEELSKNPKLISSLFSNKISDSMQKPLFNIPTKIASQISGLINQKEKESLTLNLENLSNLINQENFLIGDKLSIADISVASHLSLLKFPNSSGENLTGQGCSIYVKDPSLQNLFKWRDFIEDQLAITNHH from the coding sequence TTGAAGGAACCTAAAATGTTGGAACTTCATCAATTTAGGCACTCACCTTATTGCTTGAAAGTAAGAATGGCTTTGGCTGCAAAAAAGCTTGCATATCGAACCGTTGAGATAACTCCAGCCGTTGGGCAAATAGATATCTTTCAAAAAACAGGACAAAAAAAATTACCCGTGCTTTTTGATAACGAAACAATAATCCATGATTCAAGCTCAATAATACGACACTTAGAGAAAATTGAAATAGAACCAAAATTAATTCCAGAGGGTCTAAAGGAAGCCTCTCAAGTCCAAATAATTGAGAATTGGGCAGATACAACTTTGGCAAAATCTATAAAAATTGTCTTTTTGGAAGAGCTGTCGAAGAATCCAAAATTGATTTCCTCTTTATTCTCAAATAAAATTTCGGATTCTATGCAAAAACCTCTTTTTAATATTCCTACAAAGATTGCTAGTCAAATTTCTGGATTAATAAACCAGAAAGAAAAAGAATCTCTAACATTAAATCTAGAAAACCTATCAAATTTAATTAATCAAGAAAACTTTCTTATTGGAGACAAGCTTTCTATTGCTGATATTTCTGTAGCATCACACTTATCACTACTCAAATTTCCAAATTCATCTGGAGAAAATCTAACTGGCCAAGGTTGTTCTATATATGTAAAAGATCCAAGTCTGCAAAATCTTTTTAAATGGAGAGACTTCATTGAAGATCAATTAGCAATAACTAATCATCATTAG
- a CDS encoding 6-pyruvoyl trahydropterin synthase family protein, whose product MEAITSNFPHGEGRTCVITRRACFSASHLYRLPELSDDDNSALFGPCSIAPGHGHNYELIVTMEGDLNKYGMVLNLSDVKHAIKNEVTSQLDFRFLNDTWPEFDLSKPEGCLPTTESLVRIIWERLKSHLPLKSLRLYENPKLWADYQGNAMDAYLTVQTHFSAAHRLAREDLPQTENEKIFGKCARPNGHGHNYLVDITVKGKINPRTGMICDLSALNSLINDLVVEPFDHTFLNKDIPYFANCVPTAENIALHISDKLTNPINAIGANLYKIKLQESPNNAAEVYANVPESTIDTKDSKNQVRLLR is encoded by the coding sequence ATGGAAGCAATCACATCGAATTTCCCTCACGGAGAGGGGAGAACCTGTGTAATTACAAGGCGAGCCTGCTTTAGCGCAAGCCACCTTTATAGGCTTCCTGAATTATCTGATGATGATAATTCAGCTTTGTTTGGCCCATGCTCAATAGCTCCTGGCCACGGACATAATTACGAGTTAATCGTAACCATGGAAGGAGATCTTAATAAATATGGCATGGTCTTAAACCTTTCAGATGTAAAACATGCCATAAAAAATGAAGTAACAAGTCAGCTTGACTTTCGTTTTTTAAATGACACATGGCCTGAGTTTGACCTTTCTAAACCCGAAGGTTGCTTGCCCACAACTGAAAGTTTAGTTCGTATTATATGGGAGCGCCTTAAATCTCACTTACCCCTAAAATCTCTTCGTCTTTACGAAAACCCAAAACTCTGGGCTGACTATCAAGGAAATGCTATGGATGCTTATTTAACAGTTCAAACACACTTTTCAGCTGCTCATCGCTTAGCCAGAGAAGACCTACCTCAAACCGAAAACGAAAAAATATTCGGAAAATGTGCTCGACCTAATGGACATGGTCACAATTACTTAGTAGATATAACTGTCAAAGGGAAGATTAATCCTAGAACTGGAATGATATGTGATTTATCTGCATTAAATAGTTTAATAAATGATTTAGTTGTAGAACCTTTTGATCATACCTTTTTAAATAAAGACATTCCTTATTTTGCAAATTGTGTACCTACAGCTGAAAATATTGCATTACACATTTCAGATAAATTAACTAATCCAATTAATGCGATTGGGGCTAATTTATATAAGATAAAACTACAGGAAAGTCCTAATAATGCTGCAGAAGTTTATGCAAACGTACCTGAATCAACAATCGATACCAAAGACTCTAAGAATCAGGTTCGTTTGCTGAGATAA
- a CDS encoding DUF4346 domain-containing protein, whose translation MNNPDLQEDLINSIKLLDAKLSKRQIELDPKGYFLIKIEPKTNELILEHYLNDIDQKGRAIDPKSGEPIGCKTKSRNQPNNIYRGKSAKQLGIQISEGHGPFPISHLDHAIYIGRELQRAEQCLITGKQYIQD comes from the coding sequence ATGAACAATCCAGATCTTCAAGAAGACTTAATTAACTCAATAAAGCTTTTAGACGCTAAATTATCCAAGCGGCAAATAGAGCTTGACCCAAAAGGTTATTTCTTAATAAAAATTGAACCCAAAACAAATGAGTTAATACTTGAACATTATTTAAATGATATCGATCAAAAAGGTCGTGCTATTGATCCAAAGTCTGGAGAACCAATTGGGTGTAAAACAAAAAGTAGAAATCAACCAAACAATATTTATAGAGGGAAGAGTGCCAAGCAATTAGGTATTCAAATCTCCGAGGGTCATGGTCCATTCCCCATCAGTCATTTAGATCATGCGATTTACATTGGTCGTGAACTACAGCGAGCAGAGCAATGCCTGATCACTGGTAAACAATATATTCAAGATTAA
- a CDS encoding RibD family protein, translating into MKKKWVKLVLASSIDGRIAYPEGGKTQLGQSGDRLVLEESLAWSDGILMGGQTLRDHQSICLIKNKSLLKKRTSEGKNEQPIALIASNQIDFPENWLFFQQPLQRWLLQMQDKKNEIMLPDGFDKRINLKITWRDSLDDLYQKGIAKIVLLGGANLISAFLLENLIDELQITITPHLIGGDYCWVSSELRNLSTIMNKKNKWILKESQKLGNNELLIRYFRNHLS; encoded by the coding sequence TTGAAAAAAAAATGGGTTAAATTAGTTTTAGCTTCTAGTATTGATGGACGTATCGCATATCCAGAAGGAGGAAAAACTCAATTAGGTCAATCTGGTGATCGTTTGGTTTTAGAAGAATCACTTGCTTGGTCAGATGGGATTTTAATGGGAGGGCAAACACTGAGAGATCATCAATCAATTTGTTTAATTAAAAATAAAAGCTTACTAAAAAAAAGAACTTCAGAAGGCAAGAACGAACAGCCAATTGCTCTTATAGCAAGCAATCAAATAGATTTTCCAGAAAATTGGCTTTTTTTTCAACAACCTCTTCAAAGATGGTTGCTCCAAATGCAAGATAAGAAAAATGAGATTATGCTTCCTGATGGATTCGATAAAAGAATAAATTTAAAAATCACTTGGCGTGATTCTCTTGATGATTTGTATCAGAAAGGAATTGCGAAAATTGTATTACTTGGAGGTGCAAATCTTATTTCAGCTTTTCTTTTAGAGAATCTAATAGATGAATTACAAATCACGATTACACCTCATCTTATAGGAGGAGATTACTGCTGGGTTTCATCTGAATTAAGGAACTTAAGTACAATCATGAATAAAAAGAATAAATGGATTCTAAAAGAAAGTCAAAAGCTAGGTAATAACGAATTACTTATTAGATATTTTAGAAATCATTTATCTTGA
- a CDS encoding chlororespiratory reduction protein 7 produces MSDPLIREMDNYVVLVPGESEQFLDKEQTLLWLQSWLNKFDSLPLDLDCKSSIAEAAQHLLDTACDLEIKTGFTIQWYAVRLEAPGR; encoded by the coding sequence ATGTCTGATCCTTTAATTAGAGAAATGGATAATTATGTTGTTTTGGTTCCTGGCGAAAGTGAACAATTCCTGGATAAAGAACAAACTCTTTTATGGCTTCAATCTTGGTTAAATAAATTCGATTCATTACCATTGGATCTTGACTGTAAGTCTTCAATAGCAGAAGCGGCTCAACATTTACTTGATACAGCCTGCGACCTAGAAATCAAAACAGGTTTTACAATTCAGTGGTATGCCGTTCGGCTTGAGGCTCCTGGTCGATAA
- a CDS encoding vitamin K epoxide reductase family protein has protein sequence MGPSRLKSRRRQDLGSKWARVAIAILSTVGVIDTGSITLNKWGIIGNLNCPGGLGGCDKVLNSPWGTFFQTNNFSIPLSLIGLISYLLILLMAIFPLIPILKNQKNNISKVAWWGSFYISTSTFIFSLILISVMIFKIKAFCFFCLLSFLISLSVLLLNIIGGSWEDYGKLFFRGFLMSVAVLLAGLIWSSSVDPAIKEVSNNISGMPPAVIAISSPDKIKLAEHLTKEGAVMYNAYWCPHCHDQKEMFGKEAAEKLNLVECAKDGFNNKRELCEAKGITGFPSWEINGSIDSGVKSLEELADLTNYKDSKDF, from the coding sequence ATGGGACCTTCAAGACTAAAGAGTCGTCGACGCCAAGATCTAGGTTCCAAATGGGCGAGAGTTGCAATAGCTATATTATCAACAGTTGGTGTTATAGATACAGGATCCATAACACTAAATAAATGGGGGATCATAGGAAATTTAAACTGTCCAGGTGGATTAGGAGGCTGCGATAAAGTTTTAAATAGCCCTTGGGGGACTTTCTTTCAAACAAATAATTTCTCTATTCCATTATCATTAATAGGTTTAATTAGTTATTTATTAATATTATTAATGGCAATATTCCCATTAATACCTATTCTCAAAAACCAAAAAAATAATATCTCAAAAGTTGCATGGTGGGGATCTTTTTATATATCTACATCTACTTTTATTTTCAGCTTAATTTTAATATCAGTAATGATATTTAAAATTAAAGCTTTCTGTTTTTTCTGTCTTCTTTCTTTTCTTATATCACTTTCAGTCCTATTATTAAATATAATTGGAGGCAGTTGGGAAGATTATGGTAAATTATTTTTTAGAGGTTTTCTTATGTCAGTAGCAGTTCTTTTAGCAGGGCTAATATGGTCATCATCAGTCGATCCTGCTATCAAGGAAGTTTCAAATAATATTTCAGGCATGCCACCTGCGGTAATAGCTATAAGTTCTCCTGACAAAATAAAACTCGCTGAACATTTAACAAAAGAAGGAGCAGTCATGTATAACGCTTATTGGTGTCCACATTGTCATGATCAAAAAGAAATGTTCGGAAAAGAAGCTGCAGAAAAATTAAATTTAGTTGAGTGTGCAAAAGATGGTTTTAACAACAAAAGAGAACTTTGTGAAGCTAAAGGGATAACTGGTTTCCCTTCTTGGGAAATTAATGGCTCAATTGATTCAGGAGTGAAAAGCCTAGAAGAATTAGCTGACCTTACAAATTACAAAGACTCTAAAGATTTTTAG
- a CDS encoding DUF6816 family protein, which translates to MRQKFFFFLISILIVFTYTVSALAESSLEINNFQRSKLYERKSIWPDWRLPSSIKRPGLKDDLIYPDWFEGVWDVTSEIESDQNQEPIIHSAKFIHNTSGDLIADREYNTKSYALSTKTGGFLSVKNDPKSPNRQFAKLTEDRYLETKIIGRLQEKIDNNIFITDELILQIFHTPEFSRVSQVETLTEFKKCGSIQNNKINMSDFNICGEQFQAIYNQPGQNLISLPIKTEKSKLILRKTNDD; encoded by the coding sequence ATGAGACAGAAATTTTTCTTTTTTTTAATTTCTATTTTAATTGTTTTTACTTACACAGTTTCTGCACTTGCTGAAAGTAGCCTTGAAATAAATAATTTTCAACGATCTAAGCTTTACGAACGCAAATCAATCTGGCCTGATTGGCGCCTTCCATCTTCCATTAAGCGCCCAGGATTGAAAGATGATTTAATTTACCCTGATTGGTTTGAAGGTGTATGGGATGTTACTAGCGAGATAGAAAGTGATCAGAATCAAGAACCTATTATTCATTCCGCTAAATTTATTCACAATACTTCTGGTGATTTAATAGCTGACCGTGAATACAACACTAAGTCTTATGCTTTGAGCACAAAGACTGGTGGTTTTTTATCAGTAAAGAATGATCCTAAATCTCCTAATCGTCAGTTTGCTAAATTAACCGAAGATAGGTATTTAGAGACAAAGATTATAGGAAGACTGCAAGAAAAAATAGACAATAATATTTTTATTACTGATGAATTAATTTTACAAATTTTTCATACACCAGAATTTAGCAGGGTTAGCCAGGTCGAAACATTAACTGAATTTAAAAAATGTGGATCTATTCAAAATAATAAAATAAATATGAGTGATTTTAATATTTGTGGAGAACAATTTCAGGCGATTTATAATCAACCTGGGCAAAATCTGATTTCTTTGCCAATTAAAACAGAGAAATCCAAATTAATACTTAGAAAGACTAATGATGATTAG
- a CDS encoding GNAT family N-acetyltransferase translates to MNNIKIKWHATIQEIPKIIWNNFLKGNSTPFYKWDWLNALERSKSVSTKYGWQPLFLSAWSENDLIACAPLYLKSHSYGEFIFDNAFVQLAQDMGLQYYPKLIGMSPLSPIEGYRFLFAEGVNDRDLTQILISEIDSFAKQNGILSCNFLYVDPKWMKVAESLNCAKWVNQQSLLTLNEEKSFSDFLQKFNSNQRRNIKRERESIKKCGVKVEALSGSQINVMNLKKMHYFYQLHCSRWGVWGSKYLTESFFTELRSTELKENIVLFDAKEEGIDKTIGMSLCVKNENMLWGRYWGAEKNIDNLHFEACYYSPIEWAIANKIKYFDPGAGGSHKKRRGFIAKPNASLHRWYNLPMDSLIREWLPRANKLMLDQINATNNEVPFKFEEPKLSNT, encoded by the coding sequence ATGAACAATATAAAAATCAAATGGCATGCCACAATCCAAGAAATTCCAAAAATTATTTGGAATAATTTCCTAAAAGGAAATTCAACTCCTTTTTATAAATGGGATTGGTTGAATGCATTAGAAAGATCAAAAAGTGTTAGTACAAAATATGGTTGGCAACCATTATTTCTCTCTGCGTGGAGTGAAAATGATTTAATTGCATGTGCACCTCTCTATCTTAAATCTCATAGTTATGGAGAATTTATTTTTGATAATGCCTTTGTTCAACTAGCTCAAGATATGGGACTTCAATATTACCCCAAGCTAATAGGAATGAGTCCATTAAGTCCAATAGAGGGTTATCGCTTTCTTTTTGCAGAAGGAGTTAATGATAGAGACCTAACACAAATATTAATCTCTGAAATTGATAGTTTTGCCAAACAAAATGGAATTCTTAGTTGTAATTTTTTGTATGTAGATCCTAAATGGATGAAAGTAGCTGAATCTCTAAATTGCGCCAAGTGGGTCAACCAACAAAGTCTGTTGACATTGAATGAAGAAAAAAGTTTTTCTGATTTTTTACAAAAATTCAATTCCAATCAACGTAGAAATATTAAGAGAGAAAGAGAAAGCATAAAAAAATGTGGAGTAAAAGTTGAAGCTCTTAGTGGGTCTCAAATAAATGTAATGAATTTAAAAAAAATGCATTATTTTTATCAGCTTCATTGTTCAAGATGGGGAGTATGGGGAAGTAAATACCTCACGGAATCATTTTTCACTGAACTTAGATCAACAGAACTCAAAGAAAATATTGTTTTATTTGACGCAAAAGAAGAAGGAATTGATAAAACAATTGGAATGTCCTTATGCGTGAAAAACGAAAATATGCTTTGGGGACGATATTGGGGTGCAGAAAAAAATATAGATAATTTACATTTTGAAGCTTGTTATTACTCCCCGATTGAGTGGGCAATAGCAAATAAAATAAAATATTTTGACCCTGGAGCAGGAGGTAGTCACAAAAAACGAAGAGGTTTTATTGCTAAACCCAATGCAAGTCTTCATAGATGGTACAACTTACCTATGGATTCCTTAATTAGAGAATGGCTACCAAGAGCAAATAAGCTAATGCTTGATCAAATAAACGCTACAAATAATGAAGTACCTTTTAAGTTTGAAGAGCCAAAACTATCAAATACATAG
- a CDS encoding DUF751 family protein produces MGEFFSNVSRYPKYLITIVLGVFTAAISPLIKRGSNPITAIALVGALLSGLLTIGFLLKAMAFPQAIT; encoded by the coding sequence ATGGGTGAGTTTTTTTCTAATGTTTCTAGATATCCAAAATATCTCATCACGATAGTCTTGGGGGTTTTCACAGCTGCAATTTCTCCATTAATTAAACGAGGTAGTAATCCGATCACAGCGATTGCTCTCGTTGGGGCGTTGTTAAGCGGACTTCTGACAATAGGTTTCTTATTAAAGGCTATGGCTTTTCCTCAAGCAATTACTTAG
- a CDS encoding SRPBCC family protein has product MGKWLDHTVITEIHAPVELVWKFWSDLDSMPLWMTWIESVKAVDQKTSTLPDLTEWTLAANGFRFKWKAQITERVEAEKLEWKSVGGLPTKGAVRFYNEESSKTVVKLKISYELPQVLANLMKANILGGMVTKELQKNLDGFKELVEKSA; this is encoded by the coding sequence ATGGGAAAGTGGCTTGATCACACAGTGATAACTGAAATTCATGCTCCAGTTGAACTTGTTTGGAAGTTTTGGAGTGATTTAGATTCGATGCCTTTGTGGATGACTTGGATTGAGTCGGTTAAGGCAGTCGATCAAAAAACCTCTACGCTTCCTGATTTAACAGAGTGGACACTTGCAGCTAATGGCTTTCGTTTTAAATGGAAAGCTCAAATCACAGAAAGAGTAGAAGCAGAGAAATTGGAATGGAAATCAGTTGGTGGTTTACCTACTAAGGGGGCAGTACGGTTTTATAATGAAGAGAGCTCTAAAACTGTAGTTAAATTAAAAATATCTTATGAATTGCCTCAAGTTTTAGCAAATCTAATGAAAGCAAATATTCTTGGAGGGATGGTCACAAAAGAATTACAGAAAAATCTTGACGGGTTTAAAGAACTCGTAGAAAAATCAGCTTGA